Genomic window (Candidatus Woesearchaeota archaeon):
CAAAAATACACTTTTGAAGAATACCAAAGTGTAAGGAATCAGAGTCGGCTTACAGATTTCAACTAAACGCTGTGGGCTTCAGCCCACGGTAGTTTACAATCCACACAATGAAGATTAAAGAATTATTTTGCAAGAAACACCTGGTTTTTCACTTTATTCTGGATGTATGCCCTGACATTGTCCAATGATGTGTCCAGGATTCTCTGCAGCGCCTCCTGGCTGTTGAACGCATTGTGGGGAGTTATAATCACATTTTTCAGCTTGAGCAGGATGTGGTTTCGCAAAATTATCTTAAGCTCATCATTTGAAAATTTGGCTGAAAGCAGCTGGTTTTCCTCTTTAATCGCTGATTCCTCCTCAAGCACATCGAGGCCTGCCCCGCCAAGCTGGTTTTTCACAAGCGCCTGCACCAGCGCCTCTGTCTCGACAAGGCCTCCTCGCGCGGTGTTAATCAGGTAAGCCCCTTTTTTTATCTTGAAAACATTGTTCCTGTTGATTGTATGGTGAGTGAACTTATTATCCGGAAGATGCAGGGTAATGATGTCTGAGTTTGCCAAGAGATAGTCGAATTCAACATACTTGAAGCCGTTCCTGTGCGCCAGCTTTTCATTTGCAAATTTGTCATAGGCAATCACATTCATCTCAAATCCTTTCGCCATCCTTATGACGTGCAGCCCGATGTGGCCGGTGCCGATGACCCCTAATGTTTTTTTCCGCAGGTCAAAGCCCTGCAGGCCATCGATTGAGAAATCCGCCTTGACTGTCCTGTCATAGCTTTCGGGAATTCTCCTCGACAAGGCAAGTATCAGGGCAAATGTGTGCTCGGCCACGGTGTTTTCCCCGTAGAATGGCACATTGCAGACAATAATGCCCCTCCTGTCGCATTCTGCCAAATCAATATGGTCATATCCTGTCGACCTTGTTGCAATCAATTTAAGGTTGGGCAGCATGTCCAGGACTTTCTTTGTCAAATTAGAATAGATAAACACAGAAATAACCTCGCGGTCAAAGGCATCGTGGACATTGTCAAGCTTGAGCTCTTCGGAGAAGAATGTGACATCGCACCCGGCAAGATCGCTTTTCAGCGTAGCCTCTTCCCATTCCTGCACTTCAAAAAATCCCACTTTTACCCCTGTTTTTTTGCCGGATGGGCTGTACTTTTTCTTCACTAAAGGCACCTCTTTTATCCATTTCCAGATGCACAGGCAATATATATTTCTTTTTATATTGCGGCTTAGTAGAAAAGTTTACGTTTTGCCATCAATTCTGCGAGCACCTGGAAATAAGCAGACAGCAGTTTTCGAAGTTCCAGGGAGAAAACTGCCCTCATGAATAAGTATCTCATGCGAGCCGATGGCAAAACCTGAGCCTTCAGGCGAAGTTTTCTGCTAAGCTTATATTTGCATAGGATACCGGGATTGTGATGGGGTATTGGGATTATGGTGGCGCCAGGCATGCACAAAAACCGACAAGCATAAATATACCTTATGACACTGAATTTTTACCATGGGCATGCAAGAAGAACTCCATTACATTGAGCAGGAAGTCAAGCAATTGCGAGAAAGCCGCAAGTCCATGGAGGCTGAAGGCAGCACAGAGCAAAAGTCATTCCTTTACAAGAAAATCCTCCAATATGTTGACGGCTATATCTGGCGAATGAAAATAAGGATGTTCTGGATTGGCTTTTTCAACAAGGAGCTCAAGAGAAAGCTATACGTTGTGTCCGATTTCATTCTCAAGGCGCATGAATTTTTAATAGAGGAGTACAATGCCATTGCACAGCAGGCCGGCAAGGGAGAGGATGAAAACATCCTGGAATATCACATTGCCACGCAGCAGCTGGAGCACAAAATAAGGCAGCTGGACAAGGAAATCGAGGACAAGGCAAGGATTCTCGAGGAGACCAGGCAGAAGCCATTGTACAGGGAATTAGGTGCTATGCTGACACTTCGCCTTGTCGCGGCCATCTTTGTCAACCTGGAAAGGGACACCGTGCACACAAGCAAATTTGCAGAAGAGCTTGGCAAAAAATTCCTCCAGCTCAGGCCAGGCAGCAAGGATTCCCCCCTGAGCGGCAACAGTTGCCATCGCCCTACAAATAAGTGGTTCCCGTTGTAAACTGGACTTTCTAACTCTTATTGCAATTTAATCAATAATGTCCGGATAGAATCCTCTGTCTTTTCGCGCCATAATTTGACCGAGTCAAATTAGGGTTTATTTTTTTCCCCCTCGGCCAGAGCAGGGGAGAAAAATAAAGTCGTTGGAACAATGACCGCGAATGCCTATAGAACAATCAGTATACTGCAATTTATTCGCAAATTTAACCGATATCTTTATAAATTAACTATCATTAACATTGTTAACATGAAACTTCTAACTCCTCAGGAAATCGAGGTTTGGTACATCCTGCCGGCAGTCCGCCGGGAACTGGCCAAAATCATGATCAGCACAAAGGGCATGTCGCAAAAGCAGGCGGCAAAAGTCCTCTATTTGACCGAGCCGGCCATTTCCCAATACCTCAAGGAAAAGCGCGGCAAGGATGTCAAGTTCAATAATGCGGTCCAGCAGGAAATGAAAAAATCAGTGGACACAATCCTTGCCAACCCATCTCCATCATCCCTTATCTCTGAATTGCAGCGCATCCTAAAGGTCACCAAGCAGAACATGATTCTCTGCAGCGTGCATAAGAAAATTGACTCCAGCATCCCGCATGACTGCAATCAGTGCGTGAAATGGTGGTAGGGCTTTCTCTTCAAATTGTTTTACAATTGTTATTACTCTAGCATAGTATTCTTTTCCAAAGGTTTTTATACTACAGTTAATTATGAAGCTTTTCAGGGTGATATCAGTGTTTGAAAATACAGAAACTCCTGCTACAATGAAGCCCCTTGAAGCAATTCTCGCACCTGAGTATGAAAATGTCTTGGCTCCAGTCATCAGGCATGACAAAAAAGAAATGAGACGGAACCGGGACAGGATAGCCGAAGTGGCCGGGCACTACATGATGGCTGCCAAGCAATTCCATCCTGTGTACAAGGAAATTATTGGCGACTATGACTCACTGGGCTCAGACATCACAGAAGCCTTTATCCCTGATTCCAGTCCAACGGATTCAACCATCTCTTCCCTCAGGGAAAAGCTGGAAGGGCAAAAAACCATGCTTGCTGCGTCCCAGGTCGAATTGCTAATGACACTTGTCGACCGGAATCTGCCGATTGAAGAACAGGCAAAGCGATATCTTCTGAACATTCACGATTTAAATCAGAGGCTCGATAACATCGGCACTATCCTTGGCGAGGCAGCGGAATGGACATCCAATCCTGAAAAGGCAGCCAAATTTCAGGCCTTAGCTGCAAAAGTCCGAAATGTCTATGACAGGTTGCAGCATGCAGCTATTGACAAAATGCCCGGGATATATATCTCTCGGGCCGAAACACACTGATTTTTCTCTTAAATCTCATTTTTTTATCCAAAAAATAACAATTTATCCATATTTCTATAGTTTTCGGATGGAAATATTTATATATTAGTTGTGTCATAGATAGACAACTATACGATTGTGTATACTGACAATGTATGTTGATGTCAATGGCAAAGAAAAAAACCATCCCGGAAAACGTACCTGTCCCTGACAACTGTGAACGAGTCTTTGTGACCTTCA
Coding sequences:
- a CDS encoding hydroxyacid dehydrogenase, translating into MKKKYSPSGKKTGVKVGFFEVQEWEEATLKSDLAGCDVTFFSEELKLDNVHDAFDREVISVFIYSNLTKKVLDMLPNLKLIATRSTGYDHIDLAECDRRGIIVCNVPFYGENTVAEHTFALILALSRRIPESYDRTVKADFSIDGLQGFDLRKKTLGVIGTGHIGLHVIRMAKGFEMNVIAYDKFANEKLAHRNGFKYVEFDYLLANSDIITLHLPDNKFTHHTINRNNVFKIKKGAYLINTARGGLVETEALVQALVKNQLGGAGLDVLEEESAIKEENQLLSAKFSNDELKIILRNHILLKLKNVIITPHNAFNSQEALQRILDTSLDNVRAYIQNKVKNQVFLAK